GGACGGCGAAGGACGGCTGGGCGCGCCAAGGCGAATTTCCCGGCCGGCTCGTCGACGGCACGCTGCGCGCGATCGGTCAGGCGCACCTGCTGTTTGCGGTGCATCGCGCGGGCGCGGCCGACCATCTGGCGACGTTCCATCTCGTGACGCGCTCGTTCGCGCTCCAAGGCGCGGACCTGCCGAGCCGTGTCGAGCGCGGCGTGGCGTGGCGCAATGGCTTGTTGCTCGAGTCCCGTGACGCGGCGGGCGCGGCGGTGTTTGTGGCCTGCGAATTGGAGGGCAACAAGCAGCTGCTCCGGCCGCTCGATTGGGTGGCGCTCTTCGCCTACCTCGGCGGCATCGCGGCGATCGGCTACTGGTGCTACGTGCGCGAGAAGAAGCAGTCGACGGCGTCGTTCTTCGTCGGCGGGCGCTCGATCCCATTTTGGGCGGCGGGCATCAGCCTCTATGCGTCGAATTCGAGTTCGATCGGCTACATCGCGACGACGGCGAAGGCCTACGCGACCAACTGGCAGTATTTGCTCGGCAACATCACCAACGTGTTCGCGCTGGTGTTTGTCGCGCTCTTCATCGTGCCATTGCTGCGGCGGCTCGAGCTGATGTCGGTGTTCACCTACCTCGACCAGCGTTTCCACCGCTCCGTGCGCATGGCCGCCAGCGGCATGTGCATCCTGATGCACCTCGGCGGCCGAATGAGCGTGATCCTTTTCCTGCCCTCGCTGGCGATCTCGACCGTCACCGGGCTCGATGTGATCTGGAGCATCCTGATGATGGGCGTCGTCACGATCGCCTACACCGCCCTCGGCGGCATGAAGGCCGTGATTTGGACCGACGTCGCGCAGGTGATCGTGAAATTCGGCGGCCTGTTCTTCGCACTCGGTTTCATCATCTGGTCGCTCAAGGGCGGTTCGCGCGAGTTCGTCGCCGTCGCGGCGGCTGACGACAAGATGCGCCTCATCGACTGGAGCTTCGATCTCACCAAGGCGACGATCTGGTGTTTCGTGTTTCTCCAGTTGATGGAAACGGTCCTGACCTTCCCGAAGGACCAGGTGCTGATGCAGCGCGTGTTCGCCACGAAATCCGTCAAGGAGGCGGGACGCTCCGTCTGGATCTTCGCCGCGCTCGTGCTGCCCGGCAGCCTCATCCTCTACCTGATCGGCACGGGACTGTATGTTTACTATCACAGTTTTCCCGAGCGCATGAATCCGATGCTGCCGAACGACGCGACGCTGCCGCTCTTCATCGCCGCTGAGTTGCCGGCGGGAGTCACCGGACTCGTGCTCGCCGGCTTGTTCTCCGCCGCGATGGGCACGCTCTCGAGCATCCTCAACAGCGTGTCGACGCTCGTGTCGGTGGATTTCTACGAGCGCCTCGCCGCGAAACCCAACCCGAAGACCAGCATTCGCATCGCGGAGTGGGTGACGGTGCTCGCGGGCCTGATCGGCATCGGCCTCGCGATCCTGCTTTCGCGCTTCAACATCAACTCGTTCCTCGACGTCGCGCTCGAACTGGCGGGCCTGTTCGGCGGCGCGTTCGGCGGCGCCTACACGCTCGGCATGTTCACCCGGCGCGCGAACTGGCAGGGCGTGCTGATCGGCATGGGCTTCAGCTTCGTCGCGACCTTCGCGGTGTGGCTCGGGAAGCTCGTCCACCCGTTCCTCTACCTCGCGATCTCGATCCTCTTCTCTATCGTGGTCGGTTACGTCGCGAGCCTGTTCTTCCCGCCGCCACCGCCCGAGTCCCTCCGGGGCCTCACGATTCTGCGCGAATCCGACCATGCGCACGCGGCGGGCTGATTTTTTTCGGCGCTTCGCGGCGCTGGGCGCGGGCGTCCTCGCGGCGCTCGTCTTGCGGGCGGACGGGACTCCGGCTGCCGGAAAACTCATCGCAGGCAGTTGCGCGTCGACCGCGCTCGGCCACGTGGTGGACTACGTCGCCTATCTGCCGACGGGCTACGACGGCGCGTCGCCCCGCGCTTATCCGACGCTCTACCTGTTGCACGGTCGTGGCGACACGATGCAGGCGTGGCGACAAGTGACGCCGTTGCTCGATGCCATGATTGCGGAGGGTAAAATTCCGCCGTTGATCGCGATCATGCCCGATGCGCCGTCGAGCCGACGCGCGGGCTACTATGTCGACTCCCAATTCACCGGTGCGGACGACTTGCCCCCCGGCGAAGCCGTGGAGACGGCCCTCACGCGCGATCTGGTGACGCATATCGATCAGACGTTCCGCACCAAAGCTGATCGCTCAGAACGCGTGGTCGCGGGGTATTCGATGGGCGGGTATGGTGCCGCGCGCTTCGCCTTCGCGCATCCGGAAACGTTCGCGACGGCCATCGTGCTGAGCCCTGCGCTCTATGAGCCGTTGCCGCCGACGGACTCGAGCGTGCGGGCCTTTGGTGCGTTTGGCCGCGGTCCGCTTCGCTTCGACGAGACGATCTACCGCCGGCTCGCTGAGCCTTGGTGTGCCCGCAACGCGTCCCACCCTGCGCTGCGCATCTTCATTGCGGTCGGCGACGACGAGCCCGTGCGCGACGCGGCGGGGGAGAGTCTCACGACCGACGCCGTGCGCTTGCACCAACGCTGCCGCCAGCAACCGAACGTGACGACGCAGCTGCGAATCGTCGACGGCGGCCACGAGTGGACGGTGTGGCGCGCCGGACTCGCCGCAGGGCTCCTGTGGAGTCTAGGTCACTGACGGGTGAGCGAATCCAGGGACGTCGCCCACGCGTCTCAACCAGGCCGGCTGGCGACGCCGCAGTGGCCGCGGTAGGTTTCGCGCAGGACGGTTTTTTGGACCTTGCCGGTGCCTGAGACGGGCAGCGCGGACACGAAGACGACGTCCTCCGGGAGCCACCACTTCGGCACGCGCGACTCGAGGTGGCGGATGATTTCCGGCGCCGTGGCGGCTTGGCCGGACTTAAGCACCGCGATGACGAGCGGACGCTCGCCCCATTTCTCGTGCGCGACGCCGATGACGGCGGCTTGGGCAATTGCGGCGTGCGTGGTGACGGCGTTTTCCAGTTCGATGGAGCTGATCCACTCGCCGCCGGATTTCACGAGATCCTTCGTGCGGTCCACGATCTGGAGGAACCCGTCGGCGTCGATGGTCGCGACGTCGCCAGTCGGAAACCAGCCGCCGTCGCGCAGCGGGTCGCCGCCTTCGCCGCGAAAGTAGCTACGGCAAACCCAATGCCCGCGCGCGAGCAACTCGCCGCGACTGCGCCCGTCGTGCGGCACGGTGCGGCCGTCGTCATCCACGACGCGCAGCTCGATGCCGGCCAGCGGGCGGCCTTGGGCGCGTTGCGGTTCGTCGCCGCGTGTGTCGAGGGGCGCGCGCCGCGTCGGCGTGTTCACGACTCCGACGGGGCTGAGTTCGGTCATGCCCCAGCCGTGGCGGACTTCGATGCCGTGGTCGTCGCGCAGGGCGCGCGCGAGGGTCGGCGGCAGTGCGGCGCCGCCGATGACGGTGCGGTGCGGGCGGGGCAGGCGCTGGCCGGTCTTCTCCAAGTGTTGCAACACGCCGAGCCACACGGTCGGCACGCCGCAGGAGAACGTGACGTGCTCCTGCGTGTAGAGCTCGGTGAGGCTCGCGCCGTCGAGGCCGGCGCCGGGGAAGACGAGCTTCGCGCCGGTGAGCGGCGCGGCGTAGGGGATGCCCCAGGCGTTGACGTGAAACATCGGCACGACAGGCAGCACGGTGTCGCGTGCGGAGAGGCCGAACGAGTCGGGCAGGCTCACGGCGTAGGCGTGCAGCAGCGTGGAGCGATGCGTGTAGAGCACGCCTTTGGGATGACCGGTGGTGCCGGAGGTGTAGCAGAGCGCGGCGGCCGCGAGTTCGTCGAGGTCGGGCCACTCGAAGTCGTCGCTCTCGCCGGCGACGACATCCTCGTAGCAGAGCAATGGCACGGCGCTGGCCGGCAGGTGCGCGCGGTCGGTGAGGGCGATCCAATGCCGCACGTGCGCACAGCGTGGCGCGATGGCCTCGATCTGTTTCAGGAACGCGAGGTCGAAGAACACGACGCGGTCGTCCGCGTGGCCGACGATGTAGGCGAGTTGTTCGGTCGAAAGGCGCGGATTGATCGTGTGCACGACGGCGCCGGAGCCGGAGGCGGCGTAGTAAATCTCGAAATGTCGGTGCGTGTTCCACGCGAGCGTGCCGACGCGGTCGGTGCGTTGGACGCCGAGCGCGGCGAGCGCGCGGGCGAGTTGGCGCGCGCGGCGGTGGGCGGTGCGGTAGTCGTAGCGATAGAGGCCGCCTTCGGGGAGGCGGGAAACGATTTCAGTGGTGCCGTGGCAGCGGTCGGCGTGTTGCAGCAACGACGAAATCAGCAACGGCTGACGCATCATCAGGCCATGCATGGCGGGACGTGGGGGTTGGGGTAGTGACGTGGAAACGGTCAACGCGCGAGGAGCGTGCGCAGGCCGAGGGGAATGGGTTCGGGCAAGTGGCCGACTTCGCGCGCGAAGCGCTGGCAAATCGCGGGCGTGAGCGAGCGCAGCGACATGATCAGCGCGGCGCGCCATTCGACGCGGTCGCCACAGACGGCGAGGCCGCGCGCGAGCGCTTCGACCGGCAGCATTTCGTGGACGTTGCTCGGGCCGAAGGCGCGCGTTTGTGCGGCAAGGTTGTCGAGCGCGAGTTCGAGTGCGCGGCGCGCGGCCGGTTCCTCGGGCGCATGGGCTGCGGCGAGCGCCTCGACGTAGTCGGCGAGCGCGGTGGCGAGGATCGAGTGGTATTGCGTGCGCGCGTTGTGCGGATCGAGCCAGCGCCCGGTCTCGGTCTGGCCGGGCAACACGCCGAGCTCGAACTTGCGGCGTGCGGCGTCGAGGTAGCGTGACTCGCGAGTGACGAGGTAGAGACGGGCGAGCAAGCGCGCGGAAAAGGCGTTGTAGTTCCAGTTGGTCACGAGCGGGCGCTGCATCGCCCACTCTCCGGCACGGCGTGCGCTGTCGAGCAGCGTGGCGTCGTGCGTCAGCGCGTAGCCGGAGAGCAACGCGAGGCCGCACACGCCGTTGTCGAACTGGAGGTCGCCGTGGTCGAGGTCCTCGATCATCCACACGCCTTCGGTCATGGTGCGGCCGAGGCGCTGGCCCTCGGCGACGCGCTCGGCGGCCATCTGGCCGAGACGATCGGTGCGCGCGGCGTCGTAGGGATAACCGAAGGCGCCGCTCTTGGTCTGGACGGATTGGAGGTAGCGCAGACCGTCGAGTGCACGGGCGCGGAGTTTTTCGGCGGCCGCGGCGTCCTCGAGTAGACGCGCAGTGTCGAAGTAGGCTTCGATCATGCGCACGCTGTCGCGCAGACGTTCCGGCGCGTGGCCGGCTTGCAATGCGGCGCGCGCAGCATCCCACGGCTCGCGGCCGACGCGCGCGGCGCAGTCGGCGAGCCAGAGTTTTTCCACATCGTCGAGACTCAGCGCGTCGGCGGACGGCGGCAGATAGTCGGTCTTCGCCTCGGGCACGCTCACGTCGCGGCCGAGGGCGGAGCGCAGCGCACGCACGGCGGCGTCCACGGCGGCGCGGTCGCCGGAGCGCAACGCGGTGCGGAGTTGGTCGTTTGCGTCGCGGGCTTCGCGTGAACGCGTCGCGGTCGGCGCGTGCCACTTGGCCGGGTTCAGCGAGGAGATATTCGGACCGGCGGCGTGCGCTGAGCCGAGGAAAGCGGCGGCGAGGAGCGGCAGGAGGCGTGGAGAGAGGCGGCGCATCAGGAACGCGGGCGGGATTGGAGCGCGAGGGCGGCGAAGCCGAGCACGGCGAGACCGCCGCCGGTCCAGGCGACGGCGGGCCACGCGGTGCGCGTGGCCGGTTGCACGAGCGTGAGGAGCGTCATGGCGGCGGTGACGAGCACGCAGGCGCCCACGACGTTGAGCGGTGCGGGGAAGCCGCGGTCGTCACCCGCGAGTTCGGCGGCGGGTGCGCGGAGCGAGTCGATGAAGCGGCGGGATTTTTCCGCCTCGTCCGGAGTCGAGCGCCACCACGCGCGGCTGACGAGGAAGACGGCGGCGCTGACGAGTGCGGTGCCCGCGTTTTGCAGCAGCGTGACGACGGTCGGCGAGCAGCCCCATTGGCGCGGGAAGTAGTAGGCGAGCCACGCGGTGAGCGCGCCGGCGATCATCGCGGCGAAGGCGCTGCGGGAATTCGCCTTCCAAGTGAAGAGGCCGAGGAGCATCGGCACGGCCATCGGGATGACGAAATACGAGGCGATTTGCTGCGCGGCGTTGAGGATGAGGCCGGCGGAATGCAGGACGAGGATGCCGATGAGGATCGTCGCCGCGCCGGAGATGAGGACAGTGGCGCGACCGACGAAGACGAGGCGGCGCTCGTCGGCGTGTGGGTTGATCCGGGCGCGGTAGATGTCGAAAGCGAAGACGCCGGAGAGCGAGTTCAGCTCGGCGCTGATGGTGGACAACGTGGCGGAGAACATCGCGGCCACCATGACGGCGACGAGGCCGCCCGGTAGGATTTCGCGGCAGATCCAGCCGAAGGAGGACTCGGGATGGATGGAGGGATTGAGCGCGCGCGCGACGAGCACCGGGAGCATGGCGAGCGCGATGTGCGGGAAGTAGAGCACGCCCGCGAGCACGCCGGCCTTCGCGGCGTCCTTTTCGCTGCGCGTGCCGAGGTAGCGCGTGATGAGGCCCCATTGCGCGGCGTTGTAGTCGCAGAAAAAGATCACCGCCCACGCGAGAAACCAGAGCCACTCGCTGCTCGCGAGCGAGGGCAGGCGGAAGAAGTCCGCCGGCAGCAGGTGCAGCGCGCCGTCGATGCCGCCGATGCGACCCCACGAGAGCGCGAACAGCGCGATCAGCGCGGCGAACAAAATCACGAACTGGAGAATGTCCGCCACCACCGCGCCGTAGAGACCGCCGAGCAGCGTGTAGAGGATGACGACCGCCACGCCGCCGATGACGACGGCGTCGGGGATCGACAGGCCGCCGGCGAACGGTGCGGTGCGTTCGTAGCCGAGGATCGCGGTCATCAGCACCGCGAACGCCGCCATGCGCACGCCGTTGCCGAGCGGGCGCGAAATCAACCCGAGCCACGCGAACACCTCGCGGAAGCGCGGCGAGTAGCGCACGGCGAAGTATTCGATCGGTGTCGTGAGGCCGGTGCGGCGCCAGCGCCGGCCGAAGGTGAGCGCGCCGACGATCAGCATCGTGGGCGGCAGGCAGGTCCAGAGCAGGCCGAAGGCGCCTTTGCCGTATACGACGCCGGCGATGACGACGAACGAGTAGGCGGAGAAACTCGCCATGTATTGCGAGAGACCGACGGCCCACCACGGGATGATGTTGCCTCCCTTATAGTAGTCCGAGGTGGACTTGGCGCTGCGCGCGAAGGCCGCGCCGATGGCGACGAGCAGGATGAAGTAGGCTCCGACAACGGCGACGACGAGCTGGTTCGTGGAAAGGTCCATGCGGGGAAATCAGGGCCGGGCGGCGGGCGCGGCGAGGAGCAGGCCGCAGGCTTCCTCGATCACGGCGAGGGTGTGCGCAATTTGCTCGGGTGTGTGCGCGGCCATGAGGCAGAGCGAAATGCCCTTGGGGTCGCGGCGGAGCAGGACGCCGTGCCGTGCGGCGTGGCTGAGCACGATGGTCTGGATTTCGGCGAGCGAGAGTCTGGGAACCAGCGGTTGGAAAACGACCGCCGGCACGGCGTCGCCGTGCGTGAGCCGCACACCGGTGCGGCGCGTGATCGCGACGAGCCCGTCGTGCAACGCTCGCGCGGTGGCGTGCAGCGCGGGATAGAAACCGTCACGCGAGAGCACGTCGATCGTGGCGAGCGAGGCGCGGATCGAGAGCAGTTCGCCGGAGTAGGTGGAACTGATCCAGTTGTTCTCGATCGGGTCCATCCACTCGGCGCGGCCGACGAGCGCGGAGATGGGCATGCCGTTGGCCATGCTCTTGCCGAAGCAGGCGAGGTCGGGCGTGACGCCGTAGCGCGCTTGCGCGCCGCCGAGGCTCCAGCGGAAGCCGGTGATGATCTCGTCGAAGATGAGCGGGATTTTCGCCGCGGCGGTGCAGGAGCGGATCGTCTCGAGGAAGCCGGCCGGCGGGTGCGTGCCGTAGAGCGCGGGCGTGAGGATGACGGCGGCGAGTTCGTTTTTGTTTTCGGTGAACTTGCGCTCGAATGCAGCGGTGTCGCCGAAGGGAAAGTCGATGGAGTAGCCGGCGAGTTCGGGCGGAATGCCGCCGGTCTTGGTCGTGATCGCCCACCAGTCGTGCCAGCCGTGGTAGCCGCAGGTGAGGACCTTGCCTCTGCCGGTGACGAGGCGCGCGGCGCGCACGGCGGCGGCGGTGGCTTCGGCGCCGGTCTTGAGGAGGCGCACGCGTTCGGCGCAGGGGATGATGGCGCAGAGCTTTTCGGCGAGCTCGACCTCGAGCGTGCCGGGCAGGGAGAATAGGATGCCGTCGTCGAGTTGGGCGCGAATGGCGGCGTTCACCTCGGGGTGGTTGTAGCCGAGAATGATCGGGGCGAGTGCGGCGATGTAGTCGATGTAGTCGTTGCCGTCGGGATCGGTGACGATGGCGCCGTGGCCCTTGTTCAGGAACGCGGGGAACACATCGGCGGGAGCGAATTGGCCGACGCGTTTGCTGATGGTGTGCGTGCCGCCGGGTGCGACGGCACAGGCGCGCTGCCACCACGCGCGAGTGCGCGGGAGGCCGGCGGGATTAGGGCTGAGCACGGTGGGCATAGTCGAGGTAGGCGGCGGCGTAGGGGCCGAGTTCGGAGGAGGGGGCGCGGCGGGCGAGGCCGGTGGAAGCGAGCGCGTGCATCGCGGCGGTCCAACGCGGCGTGGTGCGCCAGCGCGAGAGCGCTTGCGCGAAAACTTCCGTGGGCACGGTGACGACGGAGACGCCGTCGCGGAGGATCTCGTCGGCGGCGTTGTCGAGACCGAGCGTGGCGGCGCGTTCGACGGCGGCGTCGGTGACGGCGAAGGCGCGGTTGGCGATGGCGAGTTCGACGAGCGCGCGGCAGAGGATGGCGTGATAGACGAGCTTGGCGTTGTGCGGGTCGAACCACCGGCCGTTGTCCATCTGGCCGGGCAGCACGCCGAAGCGGCAGCGACGCGCGGCCTCGTCAAGCCAGGCGCGGTCCTTAGTGACGAGCGCGAGGCGGGCGAGGAACCAGACGCTGAAGGAATTGTAGTTCCAGTTGGTGACGATGGGCTGCGTCTTCGCCCACTCGGCGGCGCGGAGGGCGGCGGCGAGGTAGCGGGCGTCGTGCGTGAGCGCGTGGGCTTCGAGCAGCGCGACGCCGCAGAGGCCGTTGTCGTATTGGAGGTCGCCGCGGCCGCCGTCGGAGACGAGCCAGCCGTCGGCGATGGCGTCGGGATGGGCCTCGAGGAGCTTGTCGATCATCTTGCCGAAGAACTCGCTCTTGGCGCGGATGTCGGGGAAGGCGAAGAGGCCGTTCGGGCGCTGCACGCTGCACAACGCGTCGGCGAGACGCGGGATCTCGGCGCGTTCGGCGGTGGCGGCGTCGCCGAGCGCGGCGACGGTTTGCGCGTCGGCGATGAGCAACACGGCGAGCTGGCGGAGACCGGCGGGGAGCTTGGTGGGATGCGCGACGTCGCGGAGGTAGGCCTCGATGTCGGGGGCGATGTGCGCGCGGTATTTGGCGAGGTAGGCGGCGGCGAGCTTCGCGTCGGCGGGAGCGGAGGCGTCGGCGGCGACGCGCTTGGGCGTGCCGCCTTCGACGGTGCCGACGAGATCGCCGAGCGCGGTGCGCCACTCCGCCGCCGCGGTGCGCACGGCGACGTCATCGCCGGAGGCTTGGGCGGATTGAAGTTTCGTCTGCGCGCGACGGACGGCGTGTTCGTCGGCGCGGGTGCAGGCGGCGAACGCGAGGAGAGCGAGCGCGAGGGCGGAGAGGCGGCGGAGTTGCATGATCAGAAGCGCACTTCGTAGCTGAGGTAGAGTTCGCGCGGGATGCCGGCGAAGGGGCCGCCGCGATAGTATTCCTTGTCGAAGGCGTTGCGGACGTTCACGTCGAGGCGGTGCTTGAAGCCGAGCGCCTTCCAACCGTAGCCGACGCCGAAATCCCAGAGCGTGTAGCTCGGAATGAAGAACATGTTGCCGGAGGCGTCCACGATGGACGGCGAGATTGCGGCCTGGCCTTGGTAGCGCGCGGCGGCGCGGACGTTGAGGCCCTTGAACGTGCCGGAGGCGAACTCGTAGCGCGTGGTGACGGCGAGGTTTTCCAGCGGCACGCCTTCGGGCGGGCGGCCGACGAGTGATTGCGAGCGCGGGGCGAGCGGCGAGATTTCGGCCCAGTGGACGTTGTTCTTGCCGTAGGAAACGCCGAGGAGCCATGAGCGCGACGGGATGTAGGTGAGGTCGAACTCGACGCCTTGGGAGCGTTGCGCGCCGGTGACCTTGTAGCTGCCGATGCCGCTCGCGGGTGGGAGCGAGACGCCGGCGGCGTTGGTGGCGGTGAACGGAAGGTTGGATTTCTCGATGCGGAAGACGCCGGCGGTGAAGTTCAGGTGCGAGTCGAGGAGGCTGGCCTTGATGCCGGCCTCGAGGCCTTCGCCTTCCTGGTTGCCGATGGGATTGCCGTTGTAGTCGAGGTCGGTGGCGGAGCCGGGGTTGAACGACTCGCTGTAGTTGGCGTAGAGCGAGATGTTTTCCTTGGGTTTGAAGAGCAGGCCGGACTGGAGCGTGGTGGCGGTGATCTTCGGCTGCACTTGCGCGGTCTGGGGCACTTGCGCGCCGGCGGTGAATTTGCGCGGCGTGAGCGTCTGCTCGATCTCGTCGCGGCGCGCGCCGATGAGGAGATGCAGGCGATCCTGGAAGAGGATGGCGCGCTCGCTGACGAGGAGGCCGCGAATGGTGCGGTCGTCGACGCGGTTGCGGAGCGAGTCGGTGAGGTAGGGCGGGATCGAGAGGATGGGCCCGATGCGCGAGTAGTCGGCGGCGTCGACGCGTTCGGCGGGGAGAACCTGGGCGAGGACCATGTCCTCGTTTTTCACCGTGAGATAGTCGTAGGTGGCGAGGAGCTTGTGCTTGGTCGGGCCGAGTTCGAATTGGGCGAGGAGGTCGAGCTGGGCGACGGTCTGCTTTTCGTAGAGATCCTCGTAGTATTGGATCCAGCTGGTCTTGTTCGCGATCGACGCGGTGGAGAGCGTGGCGGTGTCGACGACGGGCGTGCCGTTGACGCCGAGGACGTTTTGCTGGCGCGTGCCGTGGTTGACGACGAGGCGCGAGGAGAGGTGGGAGTTGAACGTGTGGCTGATGCTGAGGTCGCCGGCGTTGACCTTGAGCTGGTTGAAGCTCGCGGAGCCGACGAACGTCTGGCCGTAGTATTGCTCGCGCGGGAAGGCGGCGATGTCCTGCACGCCGACGATGCCCAGGACGGCTTTCGTCACGGCGTCCTGCGCGACCGGCTGCGTGATGGTCGAGGGCGAGCGCGACTCGATGGTTTCGGCGCTGTATTCGATCGTGGTCTTGCGCGTGACCTGCCAGCGGCCGGCGGTGTAGGCGCCTTTTTGGCGGGAGTTCCAGTAGTTGATCGCGCGCTGCTTCGAGTCCTCGCGGTAAGCGTCGACGCGGACGGCAAGTTTACCGTCGGCGAAGACGTCGTTCGCGCCGAAGTAATAGCGCGAGTAGTCGTCGGTGCCGACGGTGATGCGCGCCTGGACCTCGCGTTTGGCGCGCGGCTTGAGCAGGACGACGTTGCGCAGGCCGGAGGGCTCCGTTTGGCCGTAGATGGCGGCGTTGGCGCCGCGGATGAGTTCGATGCGCTCGACGAAGGCGGTGCCGAAGAGGCCGGTGTCGCGCACGCCGTTGATGTAGGTGCTGCGGCTGGCGATGCCGCGCATGAAGAACCGGCCGGTGCCCTCGGACGGACTGAACGAGCTGGCGAAGGACGCCGCGTCGTTGAAGTCGTAGGCGAGGAAGTCGTCCATCATTGCGCGGTCGAGCAGTGTGACGGGAAAGGGAATGTCTTTAATCGCGACGGCGTAGCGGGAGCCGGTGCCGACCTCGGACGCGAGGTATTTGGACGGGTCGGCGTTCACGACGAACGGATCGAGCGAGTAGGTGTCGCCGCGCGGCGACGTGGCGGTGGAGTCGGGTGCGGCGGTTTGCGCGATCGCGGGAAGCGCGAGCGCGAGACCGACGAGGAGGCCGAGTGAACAGAGGGCGAGGCGACTCACGGGGGACGGCGAGGCGAGAGGTGATGTGTTCATGGAGGACGTGCGGGGTTAGGGCGACTGAGGAAAGCCGGTGTGGGCAGCGAGCAGCGGGAAGGCGCGAAGGGCGTTGTGCGCGAAGACGCGGCGCTTTGCTTCGAGCGGCAGGCGAGCGAGCGCGACTTTGGAAAACTGCGCGCCGACGCTGAGGTAGGTGGCGTCGCTGCCGTAGAGCAGGCGGTCGGCGCCGGTGGCGGCGACGAAGTCCTCGACCGCGCCCGGCAGGCTCTGCGAGAGCGAGGTGTCGGTGAAGATATTCGCGTGCGCGGCGAAGAGCGTCGCGGCCTCGTCGGGACGGGGACGAAGGTGCGCGCAGAGGAAATTCAGGCGCGGGTGGCGGCGCGCGATGGCGGCGAGGTCGGCGACGGTGTCGGCCGGGTGCAGGTGCACGAGCACGGACAGACGGTGGACCTCGCAGCGCTCGAGGAGCGGCGTGAGCACGCGGGATTGGAGGCGCACGTCGTGCAGTTCGCCGTGGAGCTTGGCGCCGACGAAGATTTCGCCCGGTTTCAGAGCGTCGAGGCGCGCCGCGGTTTCGCGCGGGAAATGCGGATGCAGCACCAGGTGCGCGGTGAGGCGGCCGGCGCTGCGCCGGACGACCAACTCGCTGTCGGCGTGCGCGGCTTCGAGATCGGCGGCGAGCGTGGCGCGGAGGGCGTTGAGGTGGCTGAAGGTGAGATGGCGCACGCCGACGCGTTCGGCGGCGGCGAGCAGCGAGACGGCGGAACGCGGCCAGTAGGGCGAAGTGTCGCCATCGGCGGCGGCCCACGCGTCGACGTGCGCGTGGATGTCGAGGATGAGTTCGCGCTCGATCGGTGAGGCGGCGAGGGCGGCGGCGGCGAAGGGATCGGGCGCGTTCATGGCAGGCGGAGGAGGCGGCGGAGGTTGCCGCCGGCGATTTGCTGGCGTTGCGCGAGCGGCAGC
This portion of the Opitutia bacterium genome encodes:
- a CDS encoding long-chain-fatty-acid--CoA ligase, with the translated sequence MHGLMMRQPLLISSLLQHADRCHGTTEIVSRLPEGGLYRYDYRTAHRRARQLARALAALGVQRTDRVGTLAWNTHRHFEIYYAASGSGAVVHTINPRLSTEQLAYIVGHADDRVVFFDLAFLKQIEAIAPRCAHVRHWIALTDRAHLPASAVPLLCYEDVVAGESDDFEWPDLDELAAAALCYTSGTTGHPKGVLYTHRSTLLHAYAVSLPDSFGLSARDTVLPVVPMFHVNAWGIPYAAPLTGAKLVFPGAGLDGASLTELYTQEHVTFSCGVPTVWLGVLQHLEKTGQRLPRPHRTVIGGAALPPTLARALRDDHGIEVRHGWGMTELSPVGVVNTPTRRAPLDTRGDEPQRAQGRPLAGIELRVVDDDGRTVPHDGRSRGELLARGHWVCRSYFRGEGGDPLRDGGWFPTGDVATIDADGFLQIVDRTKDLVKSGGEWISSIELENAVTTHAAIAQAAVIGVAHEKWGERPLVIAVLKSGQAATAPEIIRHLESRVPKWWLPEDVVFVSALPVSGTGKVQKTVLRETYRGHCGVASRPG
- a CDS encoding sodium:solute symporter, producing MRFLPGRLLGLLLLFPGSLAIAENLISVRTETLAAPDGAGGQGALIAAEAPTLVRDAQAWRLEGSPAHWTKIPTPAPGVIGAIARGADSFLILGDRRQPGGVEVRTWLNSSALPPLPECLTRVVGALAGETLHIAGANTAGENRLFLVTLDVPNASWQRAAPWPVFGEPCGATAQDGALFLAVRETAADSLWRWTAKDGWARQGEFPGRLVDGTLRAIGQAHLLFAVHRAGAADHLATFHLVTRSFALQGADLPSRVERGVAWRNGLLLESRDAAGAAVFVACELEGNKQLLRPLDWVALFAYLGGIAAIGYWCYVREKKQSTASFFVGGRSIPFWAAGISLYASNSSSIGYIATTAKAYATNWQYLLGNITNVFALVFVALFIVPLLRRLELMSVFTYLDQRFHRSVRMAASGMCILMHLGGRMSVILFLPSLAISTVTGLDVIWSILMMGVVTIAYTALGGMKAVIWTDVAQVIVKFGGLFFALGFIIWSLKGGSREFVAVAAADDKMRLIDWSFDLTKATIWCFVFLQLMETVLTFPKDQVLMQRVFATKSVKEAGRSVWIFAALVLPGSLILYLIGTGLYVYYHSFPERMNPMLPNDATLPLFIAAELPAGVTGLVLAGLFSAAMGTLSSILNSVSTLVSVDFYERLAAKPNPKTSIRIAEWVTVLAGLIGIGLAILLSRFNINSFLDVALELAGLFGGAFGGAYTLGMFTRRANWQGVLIGMGFSFVATFAVWLGKLVHPFLYLAISILFSIVVGYVASLFFPPPPPESLRGLTILRESDHAHAAG
- a CDS encoding aminotransferase class III-fold pyridoxal phosphate-dependent enzyme; the encoded protein is MPTVLSPNPAGLPRTRAWWQRACAVAPGGTHTISKRVGQFAPADVFPAFLNKGHGAIVTDPDGNDYIDYIAALAPIILGYNHPEVNAAIRAQLDDGILFSLPGTLEVELAEKLCAIIPCAERVRLLKTGAEATAAAVRAARLVTGRGKVLTCGYHGWHDWWAITTKTGGIPPELAGYSIDFPFGDTAAFERKFTENKNELAAVILTPALYGTHPPAGFLETIRSCTAAAKIPLIFDEIITGFRWSLGGAQARYGVTPDLACFGKSMANGMPISALVGRAEWMDPIENNWISSTYSGELLSIRASLATIDVLSRDGFYPALHATARALHDGLVAITRRTGVRLTHGDAVPAVVFQPLVPRLSLAEIQTIVLSHAARHGVLLRRDPKGISLCLMAAHTPEQIAHTLAVIEEACGLLLAAPAARP
- a CDS encoding esterase family protein codes for the protein MRTRRADFFRRFAALGAGVLAALVLRADGTPAAGKLIAGSCASTALGHVVDYVAYLPTGYDGASPRAYPTLYLLHGRGDTMQAWRQVTPLLDAMIAEGKIPPLIAIMPDAPSSRRAGYYVDSQFTGADDLPPGEAVETALTRDLVTHIDQTFRTKADRSERVVAGYSMGGYGAARFAFAHPETFATAIVLSPALYEPLPPTDSSVRAFGAFGRGPLRFDETIYRRLAEPWCARNASHPALRIFIAVGDDEPVRDAAGESLTTDAVRLHQRCRQQPNVTTQLRIVDGGHEWTVWRAGLAAGLLWSLGH